The following are from one region of the Hymenobacter sp. YIM 151858-1 genome:
- the rsmI gene encoding 16S rRNA (cytidine(1402)-2'-O)-methyltransferase has product MQDNTPEPAALTIVPTPIGNLEDITLRAIRVLGEVDVVLAEDTRTSGRLLQHLGLKKPMQSYHLHNEHKVVAGLLERLEKGERMALVSDAGTPGISDPGFLLVRECLAKGLKVECLPGATAFVPALLKSGFGAERFTFEGFLPVKKGRQTRLRELAEERRTLIFYESPHRVVKTLEQLAEVFGPERPASVSRELTKLYEETVTDTLANLARVFGARPAIKGEIVIVVQGLRE; this is encoded by the coding sequence ATGCAAGACAACACGCCCGAACCCGCCGCGCTTACCATCGTGCCCACGCCCATTGGCAACCTCGAGGATATCACCCTCCGGGCCATTCGGGTGCTGGGCGAGGTGGACGTGGTGCTGGCCGAAGACACCCGCACCAGCGGCCGCCTGCTGCAGCACCTAGGGCTGAAAAAGCCCATGCAGAGCTACCACCTGCACAACGAGCACAAAGTAGTAGCGGGCCTGCTCGAGCGCCTCGAAAAAGGCGAGCGAATGGCCTTGGTATCGGATGCCGGCACGCCGGGCATCTCCGACCCTGGCTTTTTGCTGGTGCGCGAGTGCCTGGCCAAGGGCCTGAAAGTGGAGTGCTTGCCCGGGGCCACGGCGTTTGTGCCCGCGCTGCTGAAATCGGGTTTCGGGGCCGAGCGGTTTACGTTCGAAGGATTTTTGCCCGTAAAAAAAGGGCGCCAAACCCGCTTGCGCGAACTTGCCGAGGAGCGTCGAACGTTGATCTTCTACGAGTCGCCGCACCGCGTGGTGAAAACGCTCGAGCAGCTGGCCGAGGTATTCGGCCCCGAGCGGCCCGCCTCGGTAAGCCGCGAACTAACCAAGTTGTACGAAGAGACCGTGACCGACACGCTGGCCAACCTGGCCCGGGTGTTTGGCGCGCGTCCGGCTATTAAAGGAGAAATTGTCATTGTCGTTCAAGGACTTCGCGAATAA
- a CDS encoding 4a-hydroxytetrahydrobiopterin dehydratase, whose amino-acid sequence MWTEVDNSLRCTFRFKDFQTAFSFMTDVAEEAEHQDHHPWWANEWNTVEFRLRTHDAGNTVSKRDHRLAEAIDKIAAEYGGEVVGS is encoded by the coding sequence ATGTGGACCGAAGTAGACAACTCGCTGCGCTGCACCTTCCGCTTCAAAGATTTTCAAACGGCGTTTAGCTTCATGACCGACGTGGCCGAAGAAGCCGAACACCAGGACCACCACCCGTGGTGGGCCAACGAGTGGAATACCGTGGAGTTTCGGCTGCGCACCCACGACGCGGGCAACACCGTATCGAAGCGCGACCACCGTTTGGCCGAGGCCATCGACAAGATTGCGGCCGAGTACGGCGGCGAGGTAGTTGGCAGCTGA